One window from the genome of Rhodobacteraceae bacterium S2214 encodes:
- a CDS encoding ferritin-like domain-containing protein, with protein MSMNTLHDVYHDQLQDIWSANTQSLEIITELGRAAKNKHLSEALIAGANGVSDGIEKVAEICAKHDIKPTGEHCKGMEGLVKEAKAHVLEADFGDDDVRDAMIITQYQRMVHYALAGYGCLVAFANRIGEDGEAAILQECLDNTYDGDRTMTDIATGEVNAKAA; from the coding sequence ATGTCAATGAATACCCTACATGACGTGTACCACGACCAACTTCAGGACATCTGGAGCGCGAACACGCAGTCGTTGGAGATTATTACCGAACTTGGCCGTGCCGCGAAGAACAAACATTTGTCCGAGGCCCTGATCGCTGGTGCGAACGGTGTTAGCGACGGTATCGAAAAAGTAGCCGAGATTTGCGCCAAGCATGACATCAAGCCAACAGGCGAACATTGCAAAGGCATGGAAGGTCTTGTGAAAGAAGCGAAGGCCCATGTGCTCGAGGCTGATTTTGGTGACGACGACGTGCGTGATGCAATGATCATCACGCAGTACCAGCGGATGGTGCATTACGCGTTGGCCGGCTACGGCTGTTTGGTCGCCTTTGCGAACCGCATTGGCGAAGATGGCGAGGCCGCGATCTTGCAGGAATGTTTGGATAACACATACGACGGCGACCGGACGATGACCGATATCGCCACTGGTGAGGTAAACGCGAAAGCCGCGTAA
- a CDS encoding CatB-related O-acetyltransferase translates to MPDPFPAPDTLHPVILPDGTPHAGTVFLAPAVKDHTKFHVGDYTYASAHVPPDDWAFHLAPYLYDFSPETLQIGKFCQIADGVTFVTSSANHRYDGFSSFPFMIFGGGPASMPEPGPDTVIGNDVWIGQGATILPGASIGNGVIIGAQSVVRGHVPDYAIVAGNPATVVRRRFDDATIAELLDIAWWDWPIEKVQDNEAAIVGADLAALRDA, encoded by the coding sequence ATGCCCGATCCATTTCCAGCACCTGATACGCTTCATCCGGTCATCTTGCCTGACGGGACGCCGCATGCCGGAACGGTCTTTCTCGCACCTGCTGTGAAGGATCATACGAAGTTTCACGTGGGCGATTACACCTATGCCAGCGCGCATGTGCCGCCCGATGATTGGGCATTTCACCTCGCGCCATACCTTTACGATTTTTCGCCAGAGACGCTGCAGATCGGCAAATTCTGCCAGATTGCGGACGGCGTGACCTTTGTGACATCGTCGGCGAACCACCGGTATGACGGGTTTTCCAGTTTTCCGTTCATGATCTTTGGGGGTGGGCCAGCGTCGATGCCGGAACCGGGACCAGACACAGTGATCGGGAATGACGTCTGGATCGGGCAGGGGGCGACGATTCTACCAGGGGCTTCGATCGGCAATGGCGTGATCATTGGGGCGCAATCGGTCGTGCGGGGCCATGTCCCGGATTACGCCATCGTCGCAGGGAACCCCGCGACCGTGGTACGGCGGCGGTTTGACGATGCGACCATCGCAGAGCTTCTCGATATCGCGTGGTGGGATTGGCCCATTGAAAAAGTGCAAGACAATGAAGCGGCCATCGTCGGTGCGGATCTAGCCGCGCTGCGTGACGCCTGA
- a CDS encoding DUF374 domain-containing protein, translating into MSPFRRRLENSAFLARFIATLVGWYLRLCILTSKWETSGLDALRRDLEQGPVLCALWHGRLMMIAPHWPRTAGSLSCLHDTAPIGRAAGALQAYFGLQPIEMSAKRSNVAQSRIVMKRAKEGVSIGITADGPTGPGFAVKDAPLEWARIMQRPIYGYAFSTKRHRILKTWDSMMVPLPFTRGAIVFDRLDVAIPRKASDAEIEAGRAVMTAELNRVTATADQMSGVTQRG; encoded by the coding sequence ATGTCCCCGTTTCGCCGCCGCTTGGAAAATTCTGCCTTTCTTGCCCGCTTTATCGCGACGCTTGTGGGATGGTACTTGCGGCTGTGCATTCTGACGTCAAAGTGGGAAACATCGGGGCTGGATGCGCTGAGACGCGATCTGGAACAGGGTCCGGTTCTTTGCGCACTTTGGCACGGCCGATTGATGATGATCGCGCCGCATTGGCCGCGTACCGCAGGATCGTTGTCTTGCTTGCATGATACCGCCCCGATTGGACGGGCAGCGGGTGCTTTGCAGGCCTATTTCGGTCTTCAGCCGATAGAGATGTCCGCGAAACGGTCTAACGTGGCGCAATCCCGCATTGTGATGAAACGGGCGAAGGAAGGTGTGAGCATCGGAATTACAGCCGACGGACCAACCGGTCCGGGTTTTGCCGTGAAAGATGCCCCGCTGGAATGGGCGCGGATCATGCAACGCCCGATTTACGGCTACGCCTTTTCTACGAAACGTCATCGCATCCTGAAAACGTGGGACAGTATGATGGTGCCATTGCCGTTTACGCGGGGCGCGATTGTGTTTGATCGGCTTGATGTCGCGATTCCGCGTAAGGCCAGCGATGCTGAAATTGAAGCGGGCCGCGCTGTCATGACGGCAGAGTTGAACCGCGTGACCGCAACGGCAGATCAGATGTCAGGCGTCACGCAGCGCGGCTAG
- the secE gene encoding preprotein translocase subunit SecE codes for MANPVRFINETRAEVAKVVWPTRREVVMTTIMVFIMATLTAIFFFLVDLLIRTGLQGVLNYFGG; via the coding sequence ATGGCTAACCCAGTCAGATTCATTAACGAAACCCGCGCAGAAGTTGCAAAGGTTGTCTGGCCGACCCGTCGGGAAGTTGTGATGACCACAATCATGGTCTTCATCATGGCCACATTGACCGCGATCTTCTTTTTCCTCGTCGATCTTCTGATCCGTACAGGTCTGCAGGGCGTGCTGAACTACTTCGGCGGCTAA
- the nusG gene encoding transcription termination/antitermination protein NusG gives MAKRWYSVSVLSNFEKKIAETIRQKAEEQGLDDQIEEVLVPTEEVIEVRRNKKVTAERRFMPGYVLVRMDMSDEGYHLINSINRVTGFLGPQGRPMPMRDAEVKAILGRVEEGQEAPRTLISFEIGEKVKVSDGPFEDFDGMVEEVDEENQRLKVTVSIFGRATPVELEYTQVVKQG, from the coding sequence ATGGCCAAACGTTGGTATTCTGTAAGCGTCCTCTCGAACTTTGAGAAAAAGATCGCAGAGACCATTCGCCAAAAAGCGGAAGAGCAGGGTCTGGATGATCAGATCGAAGAAGTGCTGGTTCCGACCGAAGAAGTGATCGAAGTCCGCCGCAACAAAAAAGTGACAGCCGAACGTCGCTTTATGCCGGGTTACGTTCTGGTCCGCATGGACATGTCGGACGAAGGTTACCACCTGATCAACTCTATCAACCGCGTCACAGGTTTCTTGGGCCCGCAAGGTCGCCCAATGCCGATGCGCGATGCAGAGGTCAAAGCGATCCTTGGTCGTGTCGAAGAAGGTCAGGAAGCGCCACGTACGCTCATCAGCTTTGAAATTGGTGAGAAGGTTAAGGTTTCCGACGGTCCGTTCGAAGATTTCGACGGCATGGTGGAAGAAGTGGACGAAGAAAACCAGCGCCTGAAGGTGACTGTGTCTATCTTTGGTCGCGCGACCCCAGTCGAACTGGAGTACACGCAGGTTGTGAAACAGGGTTAA